A single region of the Geobacillus subterraneus genome encodes:
- the mngB gene encoding mannosylglycerate hydrolase, with amino-acid sequence MKRYVHIVPHVHWDREWYFSAEESRILLVNDMEEILEMLETNRDYPYFVLDGQTVVLEDYLAVKPEQKERIRRLVQEGKLIIGPWYTQTDEMVVGGESIVRNLLYGLKDCQEFGEPMQIGYLPDSFGQSAQMPQILNGFGIKRAIFWRGVSERHGTDKTEFYWVSDDGSKVLVQLFPLGYAIGKYLPTDEAKLKERMDKYFAVLDRGATTDHILIPNGHDQMPIQKNIFEVIDKLQTLYPERTFFLSRYEHVFEQLEKEEQLPVIRGEFLDGKYMRVHRSIYSTRMDIKAANARIENKVTNVLEPLAAIASTLGFPYEHRLMELIWKEMMKNHAHDSIGCCCSDLVHRDILGRFALAEERADRLITFYMRKMADAMPSDRSVDKLVVYNTLPYERNEPIEAEITTKWKAFRLVDERGEPVEFEVVDETIVDPGLIDRQIVHYGNYDPFVRYTIHFRDRIPAMGYKAYLVQEAEQMNKQAPTAVEQVDTPFYTITVNENGTINIYDKQLQRTFRDVLLLEDVGDDGDEYDFSPLPGDEPIDNKGVKATYSLRQNSYFAYADITYRLPVPADLDSRKAKRNDRFLDVAIRLTVPMDQPLIDVRVRINNEAKDHRVRLYVPTGITSTHSVADNQFGVIRRPVVDPAIDVWEQEGWDERPDAIYPMLTYVGLSDETGGIAVLTNSTREYEIVGEQRDTIAVTLLRSVGYLGKEELVRRPGRPSGIKMATPDSQMLGVSELHFALTTHRGTTEEANVAKRAKQFLTPLYTYNKLPYDAMKMNPVAFSVPYEYSLFSQQEGEVVLSAVKRSEDHRGVIVRFFNPTPQKTEASFQWHGPLSAIWRTNLNETPLAPLVMDAKQQFTVQVKPNEVKTVLVVDQEQKDE; translated from the coding sequence TTGAAGCGATACGTTCACATCGTTCCTCATGTGCATTGGGACCGCGAATGGTATTTTTCCGCGGAAGAATCGCGCATTTTGTTAGTGAACGATATGGAAGAAATATTGGAGATGTTGGAAACGAATCGTGATTACCCATACTTTGTTCTTGACGGGCAGACGGTCGTGTTGGAAGATTATTTGGCCGTCAAGCCGGAGCAAAAAGAGCGCATCCGCCGCCTTGTCCAAGAAGGAAAGCTGATCATCGGCCCGTGGTATACGCAAACGGACGAAATGGTCGTCGGCGGGGAGTCGATTGTCCGCAACTTGCTCTATGGGCTGAAAGATTGCCAAGAGTTCGGGGAGCCGATGCAAATCGGCTATCTCCCTGACTCGTTCGGGCAATCGGCGCAGATGCCGCAAATTTTAAACGGCTTTGGCATCAAGCGGGCCATTTTTTGGCGCGGCGTGTCGGAACGGCATGGCACAGACAAAACCGAGTTTTACTGGGTGAGCGATGACGGCTCGAAAGTGCTTGTGCAGCTGTTCCCGCTCGGCTATGCGATCGGCAAATATCTTCCGACTGATGAAGCAAAGCTGAAAGAGCGGATGGACAAATACTTTGCTGTTTTGGACCGCGGGGCGACGACCGATCACATTCTCATTCCGAACGGTCATGACCAAATGCCGATTCAAAAAAATATTTTTGAGGTGATCGACAAGCTGCAAACGCTCTATCCGGAACGGACCTTTTTCTTAAGCCGCTATGAACATGTGTTTGAACAGCTGGAAAAAGAGGAACAGCTTCCGGTCATCCGCGGCGAGTTTTTGGACGGCAAATATATGCGCGTTCACCGCAGCATTTACTCGACGCGCATGGACATTAAAGCGGCGAACGCCCGCATCGAAAACAAAGTGACGAACGTGCTTGAGCCGCTGGCCGCCATCGCCTCGACGCTTGGGTTTCCGTATGAGCACCGGCTGATGGAGCTCATTTGGAAAGAGATGATGAAAAACCATGCGCACGACAGCATCGGCTGCTGCTGTTCAGATCTTGTTCACCGCGACATTTTGGGGCGCTTTGCGCTAGCGGAAGAGCGGGCCGACCGGCTCATCACATTTTATATGCGCAAAATGGCCGATGCGATGCCGTCGGATCGGTCGGTCGACAAGCTGGTTGTGTACAATACGCTTCCGTACGAACGGAACGAGCCGATCGAAGCGGAAATTACGACGAAGTGGAAAGCATTCCGTCTCGTCGATGAACGCGGGGAACCGGTGGAGTTTGAAGTGGTGGATGAAACGATCGTCGACCCGGGCCTGATTGACCGGCAAATCGTCCATTACGGCAACTACGATCCGTTCGTCCGCTATACGATCCATTTCCGCGACCGCATTCCGGCGATGGGGTATAAAGCGTATTTAGTGCAAGAGGCGGAACAGATGAACAAACAAGCGCCAACGGCTGTTGAGCAAGTGGATACGCCGTTTTATACGATCACCGTCAATGAGAATGGGACAATTAACATATATGACAAACAGCTGCAGCGAACGTTCCGCGATGTGCTCTTGCTTGAAGATGTCGGTGATGATGGAGACGAATATGACTTTTCCCCGCTGCCGGGCGATGAGCCGATTGATAATAAGGGCGTGAAGGCGACGTATTCGCTCCGGCAAAACAGCTATTTCGCTTATGCCGATATCACTTACCGGCTGCCGGTGCCGGCCGATCTTGACAGCCGGAAAGCGAAACGGAATGATCGTTTTCTTGATGTCGCCATTCGGTTGACCGTTCCGATGGACCAACCGCTCATCGATGTCCGGGTGCGCATCAATAACGAAGCGAAAGACCACCGCGTCCGCCTATACGTACCAACCGGCATCACCTCTACCCATTCGGTCGCTGACAACCAGTTCGGTGTCATTCGGCGGCCGGTCGTCGACCCGGCGATCGACGTGTGGGAACAAGAAGGATGGGATGAACGTCCGGATGCGATCTACCCGATGCTCACGTATGTCGGACTGTCGGATGAAACGGGCGGCATCGCCGTGCTGACGAACAGCACGAGAGAGTACGAGATTGTCGGGGAACAGCGCGATACGATCGCGGTGACGCTTTTACGCAGCGTCGGCTATCTGGGCAAAGAGGAGCTCGTGCGTCGCCCGGGCCGTCCGTCCGGCATTAAAATGGCAACGCCGGACTCGCAAATGCTCGGTGTGAGCGAGCTGCACTTCGCGTTGACGACGCATCGCGGAACGACGGAAGAAGCAAATGTCGCCAAGCGGGCGAAACAGTTTTTAACGCCGCTGTATACGTACAACAAACTGCCGTACGATGCCATGAAGATGAATCCGGTGGCGTTCTCGGTGCCGTATGAATATAGCCTGTTTTCCCAACAGGAAGGCGAGGTCGTGCTAAGCGCGGTGAAGCGGAGCGAAGACCACCGCGGCGTCATTGTCCGCTTCTTTAACCCGACGCCGCAGAAGACGGAGGCGTCATTCCAATGGCACGGGCCGTTATCGGCGATATGGCGCACAAACTTAAACGAAACCCCACTTGCGCCGCTAGTGATGGATGCAAAGCAGCAATTTACTGTACAAGTGAAGCCGAACGAAGTGA
- a CDS encoding NAD-dependent malic enzyme yields the protein MALPGGAAMNITIRLQFEKDIVSFSDIAAAIGKAGGDIVGIDVISSSKVHTVRDITVSALDTKQCDLIIEALKKIRGVKIVNVSDRTFLMHIGGKIETNSKIPVKTRDDLSRVYTPGVARVCTAIAEDPRKAYSLTIKRNTVAVVSDGTAVLGLGDIGPYAAMPVMEGKAMLFKEFAGVDAFPICLDTKDTEEIIQIVKAIAPAFGGINLEDISAPRCFEIEQRLKEELDIPVFHDDQHGTAVVLLAGLLNALKIVDKKLEDIKVVLTGIGAAGIACTKILLAAGVRNIIGVDRLGAIHRDETYENPYWQEYAQITNPDNLKGSLSDVIAGADVFIGVSAPGILKVEDVKKMARDPIVFAMANPIPEIDPELAEPYVRVMATGRSDYPNQINNVLCFPGIFRGALDCRAREINEEMKLAAAKAIASVVTEDELSESYIIPSVFNSKVVERVRQAVVEAAYRTGVARKDNIPVGGYTGQ from the coding sequence ATGGCATTACCAGGCGGGGCAGCGATGAACATTACGATTCGTCTCCAGTTTGAAAAAGATATCGTCTCATTTAGCGATATCGCCGCAGCCATTGGCAAAGCGGGCGGGGACATTGTCGGGATTGACGTCATTTCCTCAAGCAAAGTCCATACGGTGCGCGACATTACCGTCAGCGCGCTTGACACGAAGCAGTGTGACTTGATCATCGAAGCGCTGAAAAAAATTCGCGGCGTGAAAATTGTGAACGTTTCCGACCGCACGTTTTTAATGCACATCGGGGGAAAAATTGAAACGAACTCGAAAATTCCGGTGAAAACGCGCGATGACTTGTCGCGGGTATACACGCCGGGTGTAGCGCGCGTTTGCACGGCCATCGCTGAAGATCCGCGCAAGGCGTATTCGCTGACGATTAAACGGAATACGGTCGCCGTTGTCTCGGACGGCACGGCCGTGCTCGGGCTGGGCGACATCGGCCCGTACGCGGCGATGCCGGTCATGGAAGGGAAAGCGATGCTGTTTAAGGAATTTGCCGGAGTGGACGCGTTCCCGATTTGTTTGGATACGAAAGACACGGAAGAAATCATTCAAATTGTGAAAGCGATCGCCCCGGCGTTTGGCGGCATTAACCTCGAAGACATTTCCGCGCCGCGCTGCTTTGAAATTGAGCAGCGGCTGAAAGAAGAGCTCGACATCCCGGTGTTTCACGATGACCAGCACGGCACGGCGGTCGTCTTGCTTGCCGGGCTGCTCAATGCGTTGAAAATTGTCGACAAAAAGCTCGAGGACATCAAGGTTGTCTTAACCGGCATCGGCGCGGCCGGCATCGCCTGCACGAAAATTTTGCTTGCCGCCGGCGTGCGCAACATTATCGGGGTCGACCGCCTTGGCGCCATCCATCGCGATGAAACGTACGAAAATCCGTATTGGCAAGAATATGCACAAATCACCAATCCCGATAATCTCAAAGGAAGCTTGTCGGATGTCATCGCCGGCGCCGACGTGTTTATCGGGGTGTCTGCCCCGGGCATTTTAAAAGTGGAAGATGTGAAAAAAATGGCGCGCGATCCGATCGTGTTTGCGATGGCCAACCCGATTCCGGAAATTGATCCGGAGCTGGCCGAACCGTACGTGCGCGTCATGGCGACCGGGCGTTCCGACTATCCGAACCAAATCAACAACGTCCTTTGCTTCCCGGGCATTTTCCGCGGGGCGCTCGACTGCCGGGCGCGAGAAATTAACGAGGAAATGAAGCTCGCTGCTGCTAAAGCGATTGCTTCGGTCGTCACCGAAGACGAGCTAAGCGAATCGTACATCATCCCGAGCGTGTTCAACAGCAAAGTCGTGGAACGCGTCCGTCAGGCGGTCGTCGAAGCGGCATACCGCACCGGCGTTGCCCGGAAAGACAACATCCCAGTTGGCGGGTATACGGGACAGTAA
- a CDS encoding DMT family transporter: MKEKLFLVLANLFWAGNYVVGKVVIAETGPFWLTLIRWCAAFIILVPVSYWLERPHYWDVMKQYWLPLVASGALGIIGYNLLLYGALVYTSSMNAAIVNSLNPAIIVVLSYMLLRERLSTVNIIGFLLSLIGVLFILTDGHITHIFQTTYNRGDLMMLAAGVVWALYSIIGKKLPVPPITATACSVFFSLFMLWPFAILYPFPADQLSAIGFAGITYICLFPSVLSFLFWNISVQKVGPSHAGVYLNLIAVFTAAITFLLGGTLSVPQLAGGAVVLLGVYLATKAPKARPEQVDIAG; encoded by the coding sequence ATGAAAGAAAAACTATTTCTAGTCTTGGCCAACTTGTTTTGGGCAGGTAATTACGTGGTCGGCAAAGTGGTCATCGCGGAAACCGGTCCGTTTTGGCTGACTTTGATTCGTTGGTGCGCCGCCTTCATCATCCTAGTTCCTGTGTCCTATTGGCTTGAACGGCCGCACTACTGGGATGTTATGAAACAATATTGGCTGCCCCTCGTTGCGTCTGGGGCGCTCGGCATTATCGGCTATAACTTGCTTTTGTACGGCGCGCTTGTCTATACGTCATCGATGAACGCAGCGATCGTCAACTCCCTCAATCCGGCCATCATCGTCGTGTTGTCGTATATGTTGCTGCGGGAGCGGCTGTCAACCGTGAATATCATCGGGTTTCTATTGTCGCTCATTGGCGTGCTGTTTATTTTGACGGACGGGCATATAACACATATTTTCCAAACAACCTACAATCGCGGGGATTTGATGATGCTCGCAGCCGGCGTCGTCTGGGCGCTTTATTCGATTATCGGCAAAAAGCTCCCGGTTCCGCCGATCACGGCGACGGCATGTTCTGTCTTTTTCAGCTTGTTCATGCTATGGCCGTTCGCGATATTGTATCCATTTCCTGCTGATCAGTTGAGCGCCATCGGGTTCGCTGGGATTACCTATATTTGCTTGTTTCCGTCCGTTCTTTCCTTTTTGTTTTGGAACATCTCGGTGCAAAAAGTCGGCCCGAGCCATGCCGGTGTATATTTAAACTTGATTGCCGTATTTACCGCTGCGATCACGTTTTTGCTTGGCGGCACGCTGTCAGTGCCACAGCTTGCGGGCGGCGCTGTCGTCTTGCTCGGCGTCTATTTGGCGACGAAAGCGCCAAAAGCGAGACCGGAACAAGTGGACATCGCCGGGTGA
- the mngA gene encoding PTS 2-O-a-mannosyl-D-glycerate transporter subunit IIABC: MELKQLTNVRLIDVGLSLSTKEEVIRHLVRKLDEEGNLYSAESFYQAVMEREALSPTGLEAGLAIPHGKSKAVKSAAFAVAKLARPIRDWESIDPSNEVELVFLLAIPEQEAGSTHLDLLAELAKRLARADYRKRLQQCRTAEELYRALDGEKAEAVAAPAGKTIVAVTACPAGIAHTYMAAEALEQAGREIGVAVFVEKQGANGIEDRHTEERLRKAEAAIFAADVAVKNEERFAHLPVYRTTVAAPLKDAKGVLLKALEKAEKEGKREYEPTKETMPERVSWQTEVKNAILTGISHIIPIIVAGGMILACAVLIAQAFGLQQVYDTENSWLWMLRKLGGNMLGTLMIPVLSAYMAYAIADKPALGPGFAAGIAATMINGGFLGGMLGGFLAGYFMKWLKKQLPPKGAFSGFISFWLYPVIGSLVVGALMLFVFGKPVAGLNNALLEWLNNLSGRNAIVLGAILGVMVSFDLGGPVNKAAYTFCIGAMASGNFIPYAAFASVKMVSAFSVTAATLLFKRYFEEYEREVGKSTWILGLAGITEGAIPFMINDPLRVIPSLCIGSAVTGAIVTASQIGLNVPGAGIFSLFVLQGAPLWKAGVIWLGAALIGALISTVLLVATRVQKLKAQQR; the protein is encoded by the coding sequence ATGGAGCTGAAACAGCTGACGAACGTTCGGCTGATCGATGTAGGATTGTCGTTGTCCACGAAAGAGGAAGTTATCCGCCATCTTGTCCGCAAGTTGGACGAGGAGGGGAATTTGTATTCGGCTGAATCGTTTTATCAAGCGGTGATGGAGCGGGAAGCGCTCTCTCCGACGGGGCTTGAAGCGGGGCTAGCCATTCCGCACGGGAAGTCGAAAGCGGTAAAATCGGCGGCCTTTGCGGTGGCGAAGCTGGCTCGGCCGATTCGCGATTGGGAGAGCATCGATCCGTCCAATGAAGTGGAGCTTGTTTTTTTATTAGCGATTCCGGAACAGGAAGCCGGATCGACGCACTTGGATTTGCTTGCCGAACTTGCTAAACGGCTGGCGCGCGCTGACTATCGTAAGCGGTTGCAGCAATGCCGCACGGCGGAAGAGCTGTATCGCGCCCTTGACGGGGAAAAGGCGGAGGCCGTTGCAGCGCCAGCAGGAAAAACGATTGTCGCCGTCACGGCCTGCCCGGCTGGCATCGCCCATACGTATATGGCGGCTGAAGCGTTAGAGCAAGCCGGACGGGAGATCGGGGTTGCCGTATTCGTCGAAAAGCAAGGGGCAAACGGCATCGAAGACCGCCATACCGAGGAGCGGCTGCGAAAAGCGGAAGCGGCGATTTTTGCTGCAGACGTGGCGGTGAAAAACGAAGAACGGTTTGCCCATTTGCCGGTGTACCGAACGACAGTTGCGGCGCCGCTGAAAGATGCGAAAGGCGTTCTTTTGAAAGCGCTTGAGAAGGCCGAAAAGGAAGGAAAGCGGGAATATGAGCCGACAAAGGAGACAATGCCTGAGCGCGTTTCATGGCAAACGGAAGTGAAAAACGCCATTTTGACCGGCATTTCTCATATTATTCCGATTATCGTCGCCGGCGGGATGATTTTGGCGTGTGCGGTGCTTATCGCCCAGGCGTTTGGGCTTCAACAAGTATACGATACGGAAAACTCGTGGCTTTGGATGCTGCGCAAACTGGGCGGCAATATGCTTGGCACGCTCATGATTCCGGTGCTGTCGGCGTACATGGCGTATGCGATCGCCGACAAGCCAGCGCTCGGTCCGGGGTTTGCCGCGGGGATTGCCGCGACGATGATCAACGGCGGCTTTTTAGGCGGCATGCTCGGCGGCTTTTTGGCCGGCTACTTTATGAAGTGGTTGAAAAAGCAGCTTCCGCCAAAAGGCGCGTTCTCCGGATTTATCAGCTTTTGGCTGTACCCGGTCATCGGTTCGCTCGTCGTCGGAGCGCTGATGCTGTTTGTGTTCGGCAAGCCGGTCGCCGGGCTGAACAATGCGCTGCTTGAGTGGCTGAACAACTTGTCGGGCCGCAACGCCATTGTGCTCGGTGCGATTTTAGGCGTCATGGTGTCGTTTGATTTAGGAGGGCCGGTCAATAAAGCGGCATATACGTTCTGCATTGGGGCGATGGCAAGCGGCAACTTCATTCCGTATGCGGCATTCGCCTCGGTGAAAATGGTGTCGGCGTTTTCCGTCACCGCCGCGACGCTGTTGTTCAAACGGTATTTTGAAGAATACGAGCGCGAAGTCGGCAAGTCGACATGGATTCTTGGCTTAGCCGGCATTACCGAGGGAGCGATTCCGTTTATGATTAACGACCCGCTGCGCGTCATTCCGTCGCTTTGCATCGGGTCGGCGGTCACCGGGGCGATCGTCACAGCGTCGCAAATCGGGCTGAACGTTCCGGGAGCCGGCATTTTCTCGCTGTTTGTCCTGCAAGGCGCACCGTTATGGAAAGCGGGAGTCATCTGGCTTGGCGCCGCGCTGATCGGGGCGTTGATTTCGACGGTGCTGTTAGTCGCTACACGCGTGCAAAAGCTAAAGGCGCAACAACGATAA
- a CDS encoding SIS domain-containing protein — MLDQYFQKVNERLELVLKHEKGNLKKAAYVVSEAIQKGGIIQLFGCGHSHILTEEVFYRAGGLVPIKPIFFEPLMLHEGAVRSSMLERMNDFAKNFIDHEDIRPEDVFFVLSTSGRNPVPIDVALAAKAKGAYIIAVTSLEYSKSQPSRHKSGRLLYEVVDLVIDNHSVKGDAILAHPNVSVPFAPTSTVIGSAILNAVFAEAIALVAENGVEPPVFLSGNIEGADEHNRRWIEKYKARIPLLVEGHQP, encoded by the coding sequence GTGCTCGATCAATATTTCCAAAAAGTGAACGAACGTTTAGAACTCGTTTTAAAACATGAAAAGGGCAATCTAAAAAAAGCCGCTTATGTAGTAAGTGAAGCCATTCAAAAAGGTGGAATTATTCAACTGTTCGGATGTGGCCACTCCCACATTTTAACGGAAGAAGTGTTCTACCGTGCTGGAGGGCTTGTGCCAATTAAACCAATATTTTTTGAGCCCCTTATGCTTCATGAGGGGGCGGTCCGTTCGTCCATGTTGGAGAGAATGAATGATTTCGCAAAAAATTTTATAGATCATGAGGATATCCGTCCTGAAGATGTGTTTTTCGTTTTGTCCACATCAGGGCGCAATCCGGTCCCGATTGATGTGGCGCTGGCGGCGAAAGCGAAAGGCGCTTATATCATTGCGGTAACGTCCTTGGAATATTCCAAAAGCCAGCCCTCGCGGCATAAGAGCGGCCGGTTGCTGTATGAGGTCGTCGATCTTGTGATTGACAACCACTCTGTGAAAGGTGATGCGATTTTAGCCCACCCAAACGTTTCTGTTCCATTTGCGCCTACTTCCACAGTGATCGGCAGCGCGATTTTAAACGCCGTTTTCGCCGAGGCGATTGCTCTTGTGGCAGAAAATGGAGTAGAACCGCCAGTCTTTTTAAGCGGCAACATCGAGGGGGCGGACGAACATAACCGCCGATGGATTGAGAAATATAAAGCACGCATTCCGTTGTTGGTCGAGGGGCATCAGCCATAG
- a CDS encoding DJ-1/PfpI family protein: protein MGKKVLIITGDAVEALEVYYPYYRLLEEGHDVTIAAPKKKKLHTVVHDFADWDTYVEKQGYLIDAHASFAEIDPTQYDALVIPGGRAPEYIRLDENVQRIVRHFFEANKPIAAICHASLIFETMPDLLKGRSLTAYIACKPGVEALGATYVSDHTVHVDGNLVSAHAWPDLPAFMREFLRLLQ from the coding sequence GTGGGCAAAAAAGTGTTGATCATCACCGGCGACGCTGTTGAGGCGCTTGAAGTGTATTATCCGTACTATCGTTTGTTGGAGGAAGGACATGACGTAACGATTGCCGCGCCGAAGAAAAAGAAACTGCATACCGTTGTCCATGATTTTGCCGACTGGGATACGTATGTGGAAAAACAAGGCTATTTGATCGATGCCCATGCATCGTTCGCCGAGATCGACCCGACGCAATACGATGCGTTAGTCATTCCGGGCGGGCGCGCTCCGGAGTACATTCGCCTTGATGAGAACGTGCAGCGCATCGTTCGCCATTTCTTTGAGGCGAACAAACCGATTGCCGCCATTTGCCACGCCTCGCTCATTTTTGAAACAATGCCGGATTTGCTGAAAGGACGGAGTTTGACAGCGTATATTGCCTGCAAGCCGGGGGTTGAGGCGCTAGGAGCGACGTATGTGTCTGACCATACAGTCCACGTTGACGGCAACCTCGTCTCCGCCCATGCGTGGCCGGATTTGCCGGCGTTTATGCGCGAGTTTCTCCGCCTGCTTCAATAG
- a CDS encoding NAD-dependent deacylase yields the protein MTIASWLAHSRRTVVLTGAGMSTESGLPDFRSPRTGLWARFNPSELATVEALYHRRESFVEFYQYRIRTLQQCQLHDGHRLLADWERRGMVQTMITQNVDGFHQQAGSRRVIELHGSLRTVHCQQCGQKQPSRVYLRGVLACECGGVLRPSVVLFGEPLPERAITQAWEAARQADLFLVLGSSLQVSPANQLPLVAKRNGAKFVIINWEPTELDDLADAVIHQRKIGEVLKELDEQLTGGAQ from the coding sequence GTGACCATTGCCTCCTGGCTCGCCCACTCGCGCCGGACGGTGGTGCTCACTGGCGCCGGCATGTCGACCGAAAGCGGACTGCCGGATTTCCGCTCGCCGCGCACCGGGCTGTGGGCGCGCTTCAATCCGAGCGAACTGGCCACCGTAGAGGCTTTATACCACCGCCGCGAGTCGTTTGTGGAGTTTTACCAATATCGCATCCGCACCTTGCAACAATGCCAGCTGCATGATGGACATCGCCTGCTGGCTGACTGGGAGCGGCGTGGAATGGTGCAGACAATGATAACCCAAAACGTCGATGGTTTTCACCAACAAGCCGGCAGCCGACGCGTCATCGAACTGCATGGCTCACTGCGCACCGTCCATTGCCAACAGTGCGGGCAGAAACAGCCGAGCCGCGTCTATTTGCGCGGTGTATTGGCGTGTGAATGCGGTGGTGTTTTACGCCCATCGGTCGTGCTGTTTGGCGAACCGCTGCCTGAAAGAGCCATCACCCAAGCATGGGAGGCGGCCCGCCAGGCGGACTTGTTCCTTGTGCTCGGCTCATCCTTGCAAGTATCGCCGGCGAATCAGCTGCCGCTTGTCGCCAAGCGAAATGGCGCCAAATTCGTCATCATTAATTGGGAGCCGACGGAACTCGATGATCTTGCTGATGCCGTCATCCATCAACGAAAAATTGGCGAAGTGCTGAAAGAACTTGATGAACAGCTGACGGGGGGAGCACAATGA
- a CDS encoding MurR/RpiR family transcriptional regulator, protein MRFDERVRLYADKLNDTDDQIVDYIMEHRDEIADIPIQKMAEALYTVPNTIVRFAKKLGYKGFAELKAALALERRAEAAIKADGKTAIEKTKELIDEQLIEDAVRKLHEAKHVFFYGIGDSAYFCEMMAKHLRCVGKPADFFVQRHDMLYNADRCGEKDVVFVISVSGETKQVLEAVAAAKQNGAFVISLTHFSPNSLADLADFRLYCWAPKQFLNKYDVTDRTSLYLVLRALSERYWQKYGGCV, encoded by the coding sequence ATGCGTTTTGATGAACGGGTGAGGCTGTATGCCGATAAGCTGAACGATACAGATGACCAAATTGTCGATTACATTATGGAACACCGCGACGAGATCGCCGACATTCCGATTCAAAAAATGGCGGAAGCGCTTTATACAGTGCCGAACACGATCGTCCGGTTCGCCAAAAAATTAGGGTATAAGGGGTTTGCGGAACTGAAGGCGGCGTTGGCGCTCGAGCGGCGGGCCGAGGCGGCGATAAAGGCGGACGGAAAAACGGCCATCGAAAAAACGAAAGAGCTGATCGACGAGCAGCTCATCGAAGATGCTGTTCGCAAGCTGCATGAGGCGAAACACGTCTTTTTTTACGGCATCGGCGATTCCGCCTATTTTTGCGAGATGATGGCGAAACATTTGCGTTGCGTCGGCAAGCCGGCCGACTTTTTTGTCCAGCGCCACGATATGTTGTATAATGCGGACCGCTGCGGGGAAAAGGATGTCGTCTTTGTCATTAGCGTATCTGGGGAAACGAAGCAAGTGCTTGAGGCGGTTGCGGCCGCGAAGCAAAACGGGGCGTTTGTCATCAGCTTGACGCATTTTTCTCCCAATTCGCTCGCCGATCTTGCCGATTTCCGCTTGTATTGCTGGGCGCCCAAGCAGTTTTTAAACAAGTATGATGTCACCGACCGCACATCCCTTTATCTCGTGCTGCGGGCGTTGAGTGAACGGTATTGGCAAAAGTACGGCGGATGTGTATAA
- a CDS encoding L,D-transpeptidase family protein, with protein MYYRGNPHRRWKSFERLTHPLYKYAVVVRYNDNPIVKGKGSAIFLHIWPRPSGYTLGCIAMAEKDLLLVIKRLDAKKKPVILISEQRKL; from the coding sequence ATCTATTACCGCGGCAACCCGCATCGGCGCTGGAAATCGTTTGAACGCCTCACCCACCCGCTTTATAAATATGCCGTTGTCGTCCGCTACAACGACAACCCGATCGTGAAAGGGAAAGGAAGCGCCATCTTTCTGCACATCTGGCCGCGCCCTTCCGGTTATACGCTCGGCTGCATCGCGATGGCCGAAAAAGATCTCTTACTCGTCATCAAACGGCTTGACGCCAAAAAGAAGCCCGTCATTCTCATCAGCGAACAACGAAAACTATGA
- a CDS encoding fructosamine kinase family protein: MNREAMLQEALRSIGDDSRIRHWRRVSGGDINDAYRVQSGKQTYFIKMQPFPPAGFFTAEQAGLNLIKQAKAIRVPNVFGTGEADGCGWLVLEWIEGTETAQTAEQLGHDLARLHQCRGPAFGLDRDTYIGTLPQRNGWYGRWLDYYRDARLVPQMRRAVANGLLPAERQRRLERLLERLDRWIPNDCFPSLLHGDLWSGNWLPGPDGVPYVIDPSVVYGHYEFEIAFTELFGSFPARFYASYQELMPLSADYHDRKPIYQLFYLLVHLNLFGEVYGGSVDRVLERYAWE; encoded by the coding sequence ATGAACCGGGAAGCGATGCTGCAAGAGGCGCTTCGCTCGATCGGCGATGATTCACGAATCCGCCATTGGCGCCGAGTATCAGGCGGCGACATCAATGACGCCTACCGCGTCCAAAGCGGCAAGCAAACGTATTTCATCAAAATGCAACCCTTCCCACCAGCCGGCTTTTTCACCGCCGAACAGGCAGGATTGAACTTGATCAAGCAGGCGAAGGCGATCCGTGTTCCAAACGTCTTCGGCACGGGAGAGGCGGACGGATGCGGTTGGCTTGTCCTCGAGTGGATCGAAGGAACGGAAACGGCGCAGACGGCTGAACAGCTCGGGCACGATCTCGCCCGCCTCCATCAATGCCGCGGCCCGGCATTTGGACTCGATCGAGATACATATATTGGGACGCTGCCGCAGCGAAACGGCTGGTACGGCCGCTGGCTCGACTATTACCGCGATGCCCGCCTTGTGCCGCAAATGAGACGGGCAGTGGCAAACGGCCTCCTGCCCGCCGAGCGGCAACGGCGGCTTGAGCGGCTGCTCGAGCGGCTTGACCGCTGGATTCCAAACGATTGTTTTCCGTCGCTGTTGCACGGCGACTTATGGAGCGGCAACTGGCTCCCTGGCCCCGACGGCGTCCCGTATGTGATCGACCCGTCCGTTGTTTATGGCCATTACGAATTTGAAATCGCGTTTACCGAACTGTTTGGCAGTTTTCCGGCCCGATTTTATGCGAGCTATCAAGAGCTGATGCCGCTCTCAGCTGATTATCATGACCGAAAGCCGATTTACCAGCTGTTTTATTTACTTGTACACTTGAACCTGTTTGGCGAAGTGTATGGCGGCTCGGTCGACCGTGTGCTCGAGCGTTACGCGTGGGAGTAA